The following proteins come from a genomic window of Geothrix edaphica:
- a CDS encoding SPL family radical SAM protein produces MTPLPLPSDPPLLFQGLLVEPEEARSILRPQKDERYGFGFALSPYRGCSHGCRYCYVREYPNALHRAEEWGNWVTPKLNAPELLWSQRHRLHGERVFMASATDPYQPLERQYRLSRRCLEVLLLCPTTEVIVHTRSPLVLQDLDLLRAFGDRLTVGLSIPTDDDTVRQTVEPHAPAIPSRWAAVERLAAAGIGVTVAVTPLMAVHDAQAFARRARASGASGAWVGGLRLLKQDPFYKVLADHGWLKVLDPTYAEGIRQAFREAFPTRRRVRERPVKPPPLPPPPIRQPGLFDRVG; encoded by the coding sequence ATGACGCCCCTGCCACTGCCCTCAGATCCACCGCTGCTCTTCCAGGGCCTGCTCGTGGAACCCGAGGAGGCCCGGTCCATCCTGCGGCCCCAGAAGGACGAGCGCTACGGATTCGGGTTCGCCCTCAGCCCCTACCGGGGCTGCAGCCACGGGTGCCGCTACTGCTACGTCCGCGAGTATCCCAATGCCCTGCACAGGGCCGAGGAGTGGGGCAACTGGGTGACGCCCAAGCTGAACGCCCCAGAGCTGCTCTGGTCCCAGCGGCACCGGCTCCATGGGGAGCGGGTCTTCATGGCCTCGGCCACGGATCCCTACCAGCCCCTGGAGCGGCAGTACCGCCTGAGCCGCCGCTGCCTGGAGGTGCTGCTGCTCTGTCCCACGACCGAGGTGATCGTCCACACCCGGTCGCCCCTGGTGCTCCAGGACCTCGACCTGCTGCGGGCCTTTGGCGATCGCCTGACGGTCGGCCTGTCGATCCCCACCGATGACGACACCGTGCGCCAGACCGTGGAGCCGCATGCCCCGGCCATCCCCAGCCGCTGGGCCGCGGTGGAGCGGCTGGCGGCGGCGGGCATCGGGGTGACGGTGGCCGTGACGCCCCTGATGGCCGTGCATGACGCCCAGGCCTTCGCCCGCCGGGCCAGGGCCAGCGGCGCGTCGGGCGCCTGGGTGGGCGGCCTCCGCCTCCTGAAGCAGGACCCCTTCTACAAGGTGCTGGCGGATCATGGCTGGCTGAAGGTGCTCGATCCCACCTACGCCGAGGGCATCCGCCAAGCCTTCCGGGAGGCCTTCCCGACCCGCCGCCGGGTCCGGGAACGGCCGGTGAAGCCTCCGCCGCTCCCGCCGCCGCCCATCCGGCAACCGGGACTGTTCGACCGGGTGGGCTAG
- a CDS encoding DUF2914 domain-containing protein: protein MRASLFLPLLASAALFAQAPAPKAEPKPAAKAEAKVDAKASAEVKVGTGVEKMELQGESTSFKVAAGTKIYAWTKVAGAADSSITVVFSKGDRTSKMELKVPRSPYRTNAYRTFRKGDEGSWSVKVLAADGAELGKADFTVEFE from the coding sequence ATGCGCGCCAGCCTGTTCCTCCCTCTCCTCGCCTCTGCGGCGCTCTTCGCCCAGGCGCCAGCGCCGAAGGCCGAGCCCAAGCCCGCGGCGAAGGCGGAAGCCAAGGTCGATGCCAAGGCCAGCGCCGAGGTCAAGGTCGGCACCGGCGTCGAGAAGATGGAACTCCAGGGCGAGTCCACCTCGTTCAAAGTGGCCGCCGGCACGAAGATCTACGCCTGGACCAAGGTAGCCGGCGCTGCTGACAGCTCCATCACGGTGGTGTTCAGCAAGGGCGACCGCACCTCCAAGATGGAGCTGAAGGTTCCGCGCTCTCCCTACCGCACCAACGCCTACCGCACCTTCCGCAAGGGCGACGAGGGCAGCTGGTCGGTGAAGGTCCTGGCCGCTGACGGCGCCGAGCTGGGCAAGGCCGACTTCACGGTCGAATTCGAGTAG
- a CDS encoding DUF481 domain-containing protein — translation MKTSLILLAIPATLQTLVAQEAPAPKRPWSDKAALSYVAVGGNASSQSLGFTNEYKYTWADATFAFNVGGVRVATTTIDRSALGASLATATVQETRTSKTSTETYYANLRYDHNITERLLWFGSAGWERNIPAGLEARYVGLAGLGYWWIKEDRAKFFTDAGVGYTKETLVFRPVGTEDGFATFRLGAKFEKKIFAASAFASELNLSDSFKDTQNYLAVWRNGFTTNLSSRLALKVGYDVTYKNKPASIGVDVVQTPVATPPVILGQVPFQLKKTDTVFTTSLVISF, via the coding sequence ATGAAGACAAGCCTTATTCTGCTAGCCATTCCGGCGACATTGCAGACACTGGTCGCCCAGGAGGCGCCGGCTCCCAAGCGGCCCTGGTCGGACAAGGCGGCCCTGAGCTACGTGGCCGTGGGCGGAAACGCATCCAGCCAGAGCCTGGGCTTCACCAACGAGTACAAATACACCTGGGCCGATGCCACCTTCGCCTTCAACGTGGGGGGCGTACGGGTGGCCACCACCACCATCGACCGTAGCGCCCTGGGGGCGAGCCTGGCCACGGCCACGGTCCAGGAGACCCGCACCAGCAAGACCAGCACCGAGACCTACTACGCGAACCTCCGCTATGACCACAACATCACTGAGCGGCTCCTGTGGTTCGGTTCCGCCGGGTGGGAGCGGAACATCCCAGCGGGCCTGGAAGCGCGATACGTGGGACTGGCTGGCCTCGGGTACTGGTGGATCAAGGAGGATCGCGCCAAGTTCTTCACGGATGCCGGCGTGGGCTATACCAAGGAGACCCTGGTGTTCCGGCCCGTGGGCACGGAGGACGGGTTCGCCACCTTCCGGCTCGGCGCCAAATTCGAGAAGAAGATCTTCGCCGCCTCGGCCTTCGCTTCGGAGTTGAACCTCTCGGACAGCTTCAAGGACACCCAGAACTACCTGGCGGTTTGGCGGAACGGCTTCACCACGAACCTGTCCTCGCGGCTGGCCCTGAAGGTCGGCTACGACGTGACCTACAAGAACAAGCCCGCGTCCATAGGGGTGGATGTCGTGCAGACGCCCGTCGCCACGCCACCCGTAATCCTGGGCCAGGTGCCCTTCCAGCTGAAGAAGACCGACACCGTGTTCACCACCTCTCTGGTGATCAGCTTCTGA
- a CDS encoding protoporphyrinogen/coproporphyrinogen oxidase — protein MSTLILGGGVTGLAAAWHLQRKGETVEVWEAGASVGGWMKTLPWEGGHFETGPQGVLWQKGTAVDRLFSAIELPFKSPGTGARWVGKGGRLIPVPASPVGLMTSPLMPLGAKLRMILEPFQPVRDAEPEEGLSAFITRRLGKGVATELLPSMIAGVLAAPAEILSVDAIPKLRQWEATGSLVNGIRKGGVSHMVVPEGGMGQLPIRLASKLGAVRAGLRAERMEALPDGRWRVSGGGEVREADRVVLALPAYEAAILLGPVAQQSAEALAAIPYTSVDLWHSRHAPLPALKDSFGFLIHPPEGNGYLGSLVPSWMDPQSAPAGLMQLRSFIGGAFGKPADLEAWEGIYARLKHWIPALEAPAAVRHERAERAIPRPELGHRARVKAAVEGLPAGVDWLSNARFGPGVRDILEGLETWVS, from the coding sequence ATGAGCACCCTGATCCTCGGCGGCGGCGTGACTGGCCTGGCGGCCGCCTGGCACCTGCAAAGGAAGGGCGAGACCGTTGAAGTGTGGGAGGCCGGCGCGAGCGTGGGCGGCTGGATGAAGACCCTGCCCTGGGAGGGCGGCCACTTCGAGACCGGTCCCCAGGGCGTGCTGTGGCAGAAGGGCACGGCGGTGGACCGCCTGTTCAGCGCCATCGAGCTGCCCTTCAAGTCCCCGGGCACCGGCGCCCGCTGGGTGGGGAAGGGCGGGCGGCTCATCCCCGTGCCCGCCTCGCCGGTGGGGCTGATGACTTCGCCGCTGATGCCCCTGGGCGCCAAGCTGCGGATGATCCTGGAGCCCTTCCAGCCCGTGCGCGATGCCGAACCGGAGGAGGGCCTGTCCGCTTTCATCACACGGCGCCTGGGCAAGGGCGTGGCGACGGAGCTGCTGCCGTCCATGATCGCGGGCGTCCTGGCGGCGCCGGCGGAGATCCTGTCCGTGGACGCCATCCCCAAGCTGCGCCAGTGGGAGGCCACCGGCAGTCTGGTGAACGGCATCCGCAAGGGCGGAGTGAGCCACATGGTGGTGCCCGAGGGCGGCATGGGGCAGCTGCCCATCCGCCTGGCCTCGAAGCTCGGCGCGGTGCGCGCGGGCCTGCGGGCGGAGCGGATGGAGGCGCTTCCCGATGGCCGCTGGCGCGTGAGCGGCGGCGGCGAAGTGCGCGAGGCGGACCGCGTGGTGCTGGCGCTCCCGGCCTACGAAGCGGCGATCCTGCTCGGACCGGTAGCGCAGCAGAGCGCCGAGGCCCTGGCGGCCATCCCGTACACCTCCGTGGACCTCTGGCACAGCCGCCACGCGCCGCTGCCGGCCCTGAAGGACAGCTTCGGCTTCCTCATCCACCCGCCTGAGGGGAACGGCTACCTCGGCTCCCTTGTGCCGTCCTGGATGGATCCCCAGAGCGCGCCGGCAGGTCTCATGCAGCTCCGCAGCTTCATCGGCGGCGCCTTCGGCAAGCCCGCGGACCTGGAGGCCTGGGAGGGCATCTACGCCCGCCTGAAGCACTGGATTCCCGCGCTCGAAGCCCCCGCCGCCGTGCGGCACGAGCGCGCGGAGCGCGCCATCCCGCGACCGGAGCTGGGCCACCGGGCCCGGGTGAAGGCCGCCGTGGAGGGCCTGCCCGCCGGTGTGGACTGGCTCAGCAACGCCCGCTTCGGACCGGGCGTGCGCGACATCCTGGAGGGCCTGGAGACCTGGGTTTCCTGA
- the hemH gene encoding ferrochelatase — MRDTAILLLNLGGPVNLDQVEPFLAALFGDRDLIRLPGPAWLQPPFARLIARLRAPGAKGRYAQIGGGSPLLRESAFQAAALRASLRAAGRLEPVKLCFRYAAPRAEGLLKALKRQGITKLVPVTLYPHDCQATTGSSLRELAVEAAKAGMEILPGVDHYATDPDYLDALERPLRAALKDLPEATVIFSAHSLPVRQIEAGDPYEKEIHATREALIARIGPIPGGYLQAYQSRTGPVRWLEPPLKSVLESMGGKDVIVVPMSFVSEHIETLHELDIEYRHVADQAGIRTYRRVAAPGIDPAYIRCLVRRVLEILP, encoded by the coding sequence ATGCGAGATACGGCGATCCTGCTCCTGAACCTCGGCGGTCCGGTGAACCTGGACCAGGTCGAACCCTTCCTTGCGGCACTGTTCGGCGATCGGGACCTGATCCGGCTGCCGGGTCCGGCTTGGCTGCAGCCCCCCTTCGCCCGTCTCATCGCGCGCCTTCGGGCTCCCGGGGCAAAGGGCCGCTACGCGCAGATCGGCGGCGGGTCGCCCCTGCTCCGCGAGAGTGCCTTCCAGGCCGCGGCGCTGCGGGCCTCTCTGCGGGCCGCCGGGCGTCTCGAACCCGTGAAGCTCTGCTTCCGGTACGCTGCGCCCCGGGCCGAAGGCCTGCTGAAGGCCCTGAAGCGCCAGGGCATCACGAAGCTGGTGCCGGTGACGCTCTATCCCCACGATTGCCAGGCCACCACGGGCTCCAGCCTGAGGGAGCTGGCCGTGGAGGCCGCGAAGGCGGGCATGGAGATCCTGCCGGGCGTGGACCACTACGCCACGGATCCCGACTACCTGGATGCGCTGGAGAGGCCGCTCCGCGCCGCGCTGAAGGACCTGCCTGAGGCCACCGTGATCTTCAGCGCGCACAGCCTGCCCGTGCGCCAGATCGAGGCCGGCGATCCCTACGAGAAGGAGATCCACGCCACCCGGGAGGCGCTGATCGCCCGCATCGGACCCATCCCCGGTGGCTACCTCCAGGCCTATCAGAGCCGCACCGGCCCTGTGCGCTGGCTGGAGCCGCCGCTGAAGTCGGTATTGGAATCCATGGGCGGCAAGGACGTCATCGTCGTGCCCATGAGCTTCGTGAGCGAGCACATCGAGACCCTGCACGAACTGGATATCGAGTACCGGCACGTGGCCGACCAGGCGGGTATCCGAACCTACCGCCGCGTGGCCGCCCCGGGCATCGACCCCGCCTACATCCGCTGCCTCGTGCGGCGCGTCCTGGAGATCCTCCCATGA